The Nocardia sp. NBC_00508 nucleotide sequence CGGGCTGCTGGACCGGCTGCTGCCCCAGGCCGACTCGACCAGCACCGGCAGCGCGCCGGTCACCGACAAGACAGGGGTCTGACATGGCCATCGCGATGGACTTCGACGACATGCTCCGCAAGATCAAGGACCGCCAGTGGGCGCTGGCCGACATCGACTGGGACGCACCCGGCGCCGAGACGATCACGCCCGAACTGCATGCCAGACTGAAGCCGTTCATGGCCGACCTGATGTGGATCGAGAACGTGGGCGCGCGCGGCTTCGCGGCGATGGCCAAAAAGGCGCCGACCGAAACGCTGCGCGAAATCTATCGCTACTTCCACGCCGAGGAGCAGAAACACGCCAATGCCGAGCTGGCGCTGATGCGCCGATGGGGCATGCTCGACGGCGACGAGATCCCGCAGCCGAACGTGAACGTCAAGCTGGTGATCGACTTCCTGGACAAGTACTCCGACGACATGTCCCTGTCGTTCCTCGGCACCGTGATCCCGATGCTCGAGGTGGCGCTGGACGGGGCGCTGATCAAGTTCGTCATGGACGAGATCGACGACCCGGTCTGCCAGGCGGCGTTCCGGAAGATCAATTCCGACGAATCCCGGCATCTGGCCGTCGATTTCGCGGTGATGGATCTGCTCGGGCACGCGCAGATGCGCAAGTTGCTCATCGACCTGGTCGGCGGCTGGGCCAAGCCCTCGCTGATCCTCGGCGTGCTCAGCTACGTGCCGCTGCTGAACAAGATGCGCGACAACATCGTCGCGATGGGCGTCGACGAACAGAAGCTCTACAAGGCGCTCGAGCGGTATGCGAACGTCGGCGAGCGCAGCGAATTCGCCCGCAGGCTCCCGATGTACCAGATCGTCAAGCTGCACGGAGGCTGGGTGATCAACCGCGACCACCCGTACCACCTGGTTGCCGACGCGCTGGTGAAGATCACCGGCTTGGTGCCGAAGGCCCTGCTGCGCAAGGACCCCACCTGGTCGAAGGAACTGACCTACGAGCCCGCCGCATGACAAGGGAACCGATGAGCACGCACACCCTCGACGTCGCCGTGATCGGCGGCGGGTTCGCCGGGATCGGCACGGCCATCCGCCTGAAGCAGCACGGAATCCACGATTTCGCGATCTTCGAACGGGGCACCGCCGTCGGTGGAACCTGGCGCGACAACACCTATCCCGGTGCGGCGTGCGACATTCCGTCGCGGCTGTATTCCTACAGTTTCGCGCCGAATCCGAATTGGTCGCACACTTACTCCGGCAGCGCCGAGATCCTCGGCTATATCGAGGCGATGGCCGCCGAGTTCCGGCTCGGTCCGCATGTCCGGCTCCGGCACAACGTCACGGGCATCGTGTTCGACGAGCGGGCCGGAGTTTGGGAGATCGCCGTCGAAGGGCACGCGCACCCGGTTCTGGCGCGCACGATAGTGCTGGCATCGGGGCCGCTGGCCAACGCCGGTCTCGTGGATATTCGCGGCATCGAGACCTACCGGGGTCACAAGATCCACAGCGCCCGATGGGATCACGACTACGACTTCACCCGCAAGCGGGTCGCGGTGGTCGGCACCGGGGCCAGCGCGGTCCAGATCATTCCGGAGCTGGTCGAGAAGGCCGCCTCGGTGAAGGTGTTCCAGCGCACGCCCGGCTGGGTGCTACCGCGGATCAACCGGCGGACCGCCGTCCTCACCAAGGAGTTCTACCGCCGAGTGCCCGCGGCCGAACAGCTGGCGCGGCGCGCGTGGTACTACGGGCACGAGTCGGTCGCGCTGGGCGTGGTCTGGAATACGCCGCTGACCAGAGTGGTCGAGCTGGTCGGCAAGGCGCAGCTGCGCAGGCAGGTCAAGGACCCCTGGCTGCGCCGTCAGCTCACCCCGGACTTCCGGGCGGGCTGCAAGCGCCTGCTGATGACCGACGACTACTACCCCGCGCTGCAACACGACAACTGCAAACTGATCACCTGGCCCATCGCCCGAATCTCCGAGCAGGGTATTCGCACCGCGGAAGGCATTGAGCACCAAGCCGATTGCATCGTCTTCGCGACCGGGTTCGACGTATCCAAGACCGGGACACCCATTCCGGTGGCCGGGCTCGACGGGCGCATCCTCGCCGAGGAGTGGGCGCGCGGCGCGTATGCCTACAAGAGCGTCGCGGTCTCCGGATATCCCAACCTGTTCCTGACGTTCGGACCCAATTCCGGACCGGGGCACAACTCGGCGCTGGTGTACCTGGAAGCCCAGATCGACTACCTGGTCAGCGCGATCGGCACGATTCTGGCCCGGGATCTGCGGATACTCGACGTGCGGCGGGACCGTCAGGACCAATACAACGCCGACATCCAGCGCAGGCTCACCGCCACCACCTGGAACTCGGGATGCCGCAGTTGGTATCTCACCGAGGACGGCTTCAACGCGACGATGTATCCGGGCTTCGCCAGTCAGTACGTCCATCAGCTGCGTACGGTCGACCTCGACGACTACGTGGTG carries:
- a CDS encoding ferritin-like domain-containing protein, coding for MAMDFDDMLRKIKDRQWALADIDWDAPGAETITPELHARLKPFMADLMWIENVGARGFAAMAKKAPTETLREIYRYFHAEEQKHANAELALMRRWGMLDGDEIPQPNVNVKLVIDFLDKYSDDMSLSFLGTVIPMLEVALDGALIKFVMDEIDDPVCQAAFRKINSDESRHLAVDFAVMDLLGHAQMRKLLIDLVGGWAKPSLILGVLSYVPLLNKMRDNIVAMGVDEQKLYKALERYANVGERSEFARRLPMYQIVKLHGGWVINRDHPYHLVADALVKITGLVPKALLRKDPTWSKELTYEPAA
- a CDS encoding flavin-containing monooxygenase; this translates as MSTHTLDVAVIGGGFAGIGTAIRLKQHGIHDFAIFERGTAVGGTWRDNTYPGAACDIPSRLYSYSFAPNPNWSHTYSGSAEILGYIEAMAAEFRLGPHVRLRHNVTGIVFDERAGVWEIAVEGHAHPVLARTIVLASGPLANAGLVDIRGIETYRGHKIHSARWDHDYDFTRKRVAVVGTGASAVQIIPELVEKAASVKVFQRTPGWVLPRINRRTAVLTKEFYRRVPAAEQLARRAWYYGHESVALGVVWNTPLTRVVELVGKAQLRRQVKDPWLRRQLTPDFRAGCKRLLMTDDYYPALQHDNCKLITWPIARISEQGIRTAEGIEHQADCIVFATGFDVSKTGTPIPVAGLDGRILAEEWARGAYAYKSVAVSGYPNLFLTFGPNSGPGHNSALVYLEAQIDYLVSAIGTILARDLRILDVRRDRQDQYNADIQRRLTATTWNSGCRSWYLTEDGFNATMYPGFASQYVHQLRTVDLDDYVVVEARADQRQRRVVPVS